A window of the Streptomyces sp. NBC_00454 genome harbors these coding sequences:
- a CDS encoding oxygenase MpaB family protein, which translates to MKQVADPQCDEAVTDAFERGQGAAVNEALKGWGTNGQAIPEGLPAKLRDFLETTRQLPSWVDPQALAAGHRFGMAHAQQISFAAVLYVTPERMRFPAAAAAIIGIEGPHDNKQGFAKALRAVGDILHKTPYGPQGAGFVTPARVRMAHSAVRYLLHTEGHWDTGKWGLPINQLDLLAEGSLFTSRLIDHLPKLGVHPSEEEAEHYYHECRVGASLMGVSEVGMPSTLAAARKRAVVGDALHARVTPQSAKYVRATIEYFSSLVGPKEMTVPPATAVVRYMIGDVDADAFGLARSSWDAVVPSAVHGFFTGTQAGGLPTPSATMTRVAVQMVQRAMNDGKEIDLTMPLHLYRHR; encoded by the coding sequence TTGAAGCAGGTCGCGGACCCGCAGTGCGACGAGGCCGTGACCGACGCCTTCGAGCGGGGCCAGGGTGCGGCTGTCAACGAAGCCCTCAAGGGATGGGGAACCAACGGCCAGGCCATCCCCGAGGGACTGCCCGCCAAGCTGCGCGACTTCCTGGAGACGACCCGACAACTGCCCTCCTGGGTCGACCCGCAGGCACTGGCCGCCGGTCACCGTTTCGGCATGGCGCACGCGCAGCAGATCTCGTTCGCCGCAGTGCTGTACGTGACGCCGGAGCGGATGCGCTTCCCCGCCGCGGCGGCGGCCATCATCGGGATCGAGGGCCCGCACGACAACAAGCAGGGCTTCGCCAAGGCGCTGCGCGCCGTGGGCGACATCCTGCACAAGACCCCCTACGGACCCCAGGGGGCAGGCTTCGTCACGCCGGCACGGGTACGGATGGCGCACTCCGCCGTGCGCTACCTGCTGCACACCGAGGGGCACTGGGACACCGGCAAGTGGGGCCTGCCGATCAACCAGTTGGATCTGCTCGCCGAGGGAAGCCTCTTCACCAGTCGCCTGATCGACCACCTGCCCAAGCTGGGCGTCCACCCCAGCGAGGAGGAGGCGGAGCACTACTACCACGAGTGCCGCGTCGGCGCGTCCCTGATGGGGGTCTCCGAAGTCGGCATGCCCTCGACTCTGGCCGCGGCGCGCAAGCGTGCGGTGGTGGGGGACGCGCTGCACGCGCGGGTGACGCCGCAGTCCGCGAAGTATGTGCGGGCGACGATCGAGTACTTCTCCTCGCTGGTCGGCCCGAAGGAGATGACGGTGCCGCCGGCTACCGCTGTGGTGCGGTACATGATCGGTGACGTGGACGCCGACGCGTTCGGTCTGGCCCGCTCCTCGTGGGATGCGGTGGTGCCGTCCGCCGTGCACGGCTTCTTCACCGGCACCCAGGCGGGCGGGCTGCCGACACCGTCGGCGACGATGACGCGCGTGGCGGTCCAGATGGTGCAGCGCGCGATGAACGACGGCAAGGAGATCGACCTGACCATGCCCCTGCACCTCTACAGGCACCGGTAG
- a CDS encoding serine protease, whose amino-acid sequence MTTNFPVPIPRSALGRGLLALGAALASALLVLTGSTQAHAIVGGYEAKPLQFPSVLALQKNGQLICGATLIKPGWALTSAACTTGSAPSQLKVVSGALALTDLSIPGITTVQVAQIVLHPDYAASDGRNNIALLKLNTPLVAVPAALPQSGAAFTGTVTAVGWGATREGGQPSPTLRYVNTQVVPRSTCRSQYGTGAITDSMICAGVDAGGKGTCKGDGGGPLYKNGTVIGIVSHANGCARAGSSDILTNVASFRTWIDSKTA is encoded by the coding sequence ATGACAACGAACTTCCCCGTGCCGATTCCGCGCTCAGCCCTTGGTCGCGGCCTGCTCGCTTTGGGCGCCGCCTTGGCCTCGGCACTGCTGGTTCTCACGGGCTCGACCCAGGCGCACGCCATCGTCGGCGGCTACGAGGCGAAGCCGCTGCAGTTCCCCTCCGTCCTCGCGCTGCAGAAGAACGGGCAGCTGATCTGCGGGGCCACCCTCATCAAGCCCGGCTGGGCCTTGACCTCCGCGGCGTGCACGACCGGGTCCGCCCCCAGTCAGCTCAAGGTCGTCTCCGGGGCGCTCGCCCTCACCGACCTGTCTATCCCCGGCATCACCACAGTGCAGGTCGCGCAGATCGTTTTGCATCCCGACTACGCCGCGAGCGACGGGCGGAACAACATCGCGCTGCTCAAACTCAATACCCCCCTCGTCGCCGTCCCTGCGGCGCTTCCGCAGTCCGGCGCCGCGTTCACCGGCACGGTCACTGCCGTGGGCTGGGGCGCAACCCGTGAGGGAGGGCAGCCCTCTCCCACGCTGCGCTACGTCAACACCCAGGTGGTGCCTCGATCGACGTGCCGCAGCCAGTACGGCACCGGCGCGATCACCGACAGCATGATCTGCGCCGGAGTGGACGCGGGCGGAAAGGGCACCTGCAAGGGCGACGGCGGGGGCCCGCTCTACAAGAACGGCACCGTCATCGGCATCGTGTCCCACGCCAACGGCTGCGCCAGGGCGGGGTCGTCCGACATCCTCACCAACGTCGCCTCCTTCCGAACCTGGATCGACAGCAAGACTGCGTAG
- a CDS encoding peptidase inhibitor family I36 protein, which yields MHIDRARGLTVVAGLLIALAPVLPGGPVAAAEAQPDTFYVQGGHGYEACPDGYLCIYDDVQWNTKGGFPSKEPKSATGGSMWATKVSDPNLNGMSDCASSLINNTGRRVTIYQDHKFSGHSFTTTARRRTAYGTLGQAPAGKADQVPYGPEATFNWNDQITSVKIN from the coding sequence ATGCACATCGACCGCGCACGAGGGCTCACGGTCGTCGCCGGGTTACTTATCGCTTTGGCGCCGGTGTTGCCCGGCGGGCCTGTCGCTGCCGCGGAGGCGCAACCCGACACCTTCTACGTCCAGGGCGGCCACGGGTACGAGGCATGCCCGGACGGATACCTGTGCATCTACGACGACGTGCAGTGGAACACCAAGGGAGGGTTCCCCAGTAAGGAGCCCAAGTCCGCCACCGGCGGATCGATGTGGGCGACCAAGGTCAGCGACCCCAATCTCAACGGCATGAGCGACTGCGCCTCCTCCCTCATCAACAACACCGGCCGCCGGGTCACGATCTACCAGGACCACAAATTCAGCGGGCACAGCTTCACCACCACGGCTCGCCGCCGCACCGCCTACGGCACCCTGGGCCAGGCACCCGCCGGAAAGGCCGACCAGGTCCCGTACGGGCCAGAGGCCACCTTCAACTGGAACGACCAGATCACCTCGGTGAAGATCAACTGA
- a CDS encoding cytochrome P450 gives MPLKPPQATPAPGSANKGGNGVVTGAPAPHAPGAWPLAGHVPSLIRNPLRFVTSLAAHGDVVRLRLGPLPVYALTHPALVHQVLVEDARDYARGRIFEKAGPFLGDGLLAHSGTEHRRQRRLLQPAFHRDRIAASIPMLRQAAERISASWSPGQTVAVDRSMNELSLTMLTKTLFAADAGARAATQIERALPVLAQGLITRTLMPEWWTKLPTPANRRFDRSVHDMGASIDEAVHAYRAEGRDHGDVLSILLSTRDHDGQALSDQQIRDQLIGFGLAGVETTGASLAWLFHELGRHPEIEQRVHAELDTVLGSRPPLYEDLPALQYTGRVISETLRLHALWLVMRRTRTTVRLADTTLPAGAEILYSAYALHRDPRWFPDPERFDPDRWLPERARHIPKGAFIPFSAGAHKCIGDSLAFTEMTIALAVICRHWRLRPTPGVRVREVARGDVHPNRLPMIAEARSS, from the coding sequence GTGCCCCTGAAGCCCCCACAGGCGACACCCGCCCCCGGATCCGCGAACAAGGGGGGAAACGGCGTCGTCACGGGCGCGCCCGCCCCTCACGCTCCGGGCGCCTGGCCGCTGGCGGGCCATGTGCCTTCCCTGATCCGCAACCCCTTGCGGTTCGTGACCTCGCTGGCCGCGCACGGCGACGTGGTGCGGCTGCGGCTCGGGCCCTTGCCCGTGTACGCGCTCACCCACCCGGCCCTGGTCCACCAGGTCCTCGTGGAGGACGCACGCGACTACGCACGGGGCCGGATCTTCGAGAAGGCCGGCCCCTTCCTCGGCGATGGCCTGCTCGCCCATTCCGGCACGGAGCACCGCCGTCAGCGGCGCCTGCTCCAACCGGCCTTCCATCGGGACCGGATCGCCGCCTCCATCCCCATGCTGCGGCAGGCCGCGGAGCGCATCAGCGCCTCATGGTCGCCGGGGCAGACCGTGGCCGTGGACCGCTCCATGAACGAGCTGTCCCTGACCATGCTCACCAAGACCCTCTTCGCCGCCGACGCGGGAGCCCGCGCCGCCACCCAGATCGAACGCGCTCTGCCGGTGCTGGCCCAAGGCCTCATCACCCGCACTCTCATGCCCGAGTGGTGGACGAAACTTCCCACCCCCGCCAACCGCCGCTTCGACCGGTCCGTCCATGACATGGGCGCGTCCATCGACGAGGCCGTCCACGCCTACCGCGCCGAAGGCCGCGACCACGGAGATGTGCTCTCCATACTCCTGAGCACGCGCGACCATGACGGGCAAGCCCTGTCCGACCAGCAGATCCGCGACCAGCTGATCGGGTTCGGCCTCGCCGGAGTCGAGACCACCGGCGCGAGCCTCGCCTGGCTCTTCCACGAACTCGGACGACACCCCGAGATCGAGCAGCGCGTCCACGCGGAACTCGACACGGTCCTGGGCAGCCGACCGCCCCTGTACGAGGACCTGCCCGCCCTGCAATACACCGGCCGCGTCATCAGCGAAACCCTGCGCCTACACGCCCTCTGGCTGGTCATGCGCCGCACCCGCACCACGGTCCGGCTCGCAGACACCACCCTGCCAGCCGGGGCGGAGATCCTCTACAGCGCCTACGCCCTCCACCGCGACCCCCGCTGGTTCCCCGACCCCGAGCGCTTCGACCCCGACCGCTGGCTCCCCGAACGGGCCCGCCACATCCCCAAGGGAGCCTTCATCCCCTTCTCCGCCGGAGCCCACAAATGCATCGGCGACTCCCTCGCCTTCACCGAAATGACGATCGCGCTCGCGGTCATCTGCCGACACTGGCGCCTGCGCCCCACCCCCGGCGTGCGCGTCCGCGAAGTCGCCCGCGGTGATGTCCACCCGAACCGGCTCCCCATGATCGCCGAGGCACGGTCCAGCTGA
- a CDS encoding terpene synthase family protein: MDAPSLNGLVWPTWHIPFPHRQNPVVDQVEAAHLEWMDRFALAPTTKAMEHYRKARNVEGNAWFYPTASLEDLILLTNMMGWFWIFDDQFDDGQTGLDVAKAKTIASGIIPILYGAPAPAGSPAPYQGLADVVQGFGRRLGPDSMRRLGRGISQFMLAYIWETENRSARRFPTLREYIHMRVHSGCVVPVYDVVELAENVSLPYRLRESVWMNDFLFDAANIINWQNDVVSLVKESNQHHVNNLVYILQNQNGCSLQEAVDTAYGMATGLNEKIFRAQRELPGMMDIFRLDDTERDGVQRWFDGVLLALGGCMKWHEITHNRYLRYTTALDDIDRGAPGANPAYLADLLPNERIHPGGAPV; this comes from the coding sequence ATGGACGCACCTTCCCTGAACGGCCTGGTCTGGCCCACCTGGCACATCCCCTTCCCCCACCGGCAGAACCCCGTGGTGGACCAGGTCGAGGCCGCGCACCTGGAGTGGATGGACCGGTTCGCTCTGGCCCCGACAACCAAGGCAATGGAGCACTACCGCAAGGCACGCAACGTGGAGGGGAACGCCTGGTTCTACCCCACCGCCTCCTTGGAGGACCTGATCCTCCTGACCAACATGATGGGCTGGTTCTGGATCTTCGACGACCAGTTCGACGACGGCCAGACCGGCCTGGACGTCGCCAAGGCCAAAACCATCGCCTCCGGGATCATCCCGATCCTCTACGGCGCCCCCGCTCCCGCCGGCTCCCCAGCGCCCTACCAAGGCCTCGCCGACGTCGTCCAAGGGTTCGGCAGACGCCTGGGCCCCGACAGCATGCGGCGCCTGGGGCGCGGCATCAGCCAGTTCATGCTGGCCTACATCTGGGAAACCGAGAACCGCTCCGCACGCAGGTTCCCCACCCTGCGGGAGTACATCCACATGCGCGTCCACAGCGGCTGCGTCGTCCCCGTCTACGACGTCGTCGAACTCGCCGAGAACGTCTCCCTTCCCTACCGGCTGCGTGAATCGGTATGGATGAACGACTTCCTCTTCGACGCCGCGAACATCATCAACTGGCAGAACGACGTGGTCTCGCTGGTCAAGGAGAGCAACCAGCACCACGTCAACAACCTGGTGTACATCCTGCAGAACCAGAATGGGTGCAGTCTGCAAGAGGCTGTCGACACCGCCTACGGCATGGCCACCGGCCTGAACGAGAAGATCTTCCGAGCGCAGCGGGAACTCCCCGGGATGATGGACATCTTCCGCCTCGACGACACCGAACGCGACGGCGTCCAACGCTGGTTCGACGGTGTCCTGCTGGCGCTGGGCGGCTGCATGAAATGGCACGAGATCACCCACAACCGCTACCTGCGCTACACCACAGCTCTCGACGACATCGATCGCGGCGCTCCCGGCGCCAACCCCGCCTACCTTGCCGACCTGCTCCCCAACGAGCGCATCCATCCTGGAGGAGCACCGGTCTGA
- a CDS encoding polyprenyl synthetase family protein, with amino-acid sequence MPVLPIPVKAPRSRDARHVLLKARALVDPELRAAVGSLPAPARNVAAYHFGWRDERGRPSSGGVGKFLRPALVLLACEGVGGRPQQALRAAVTVELVHNMSLIHDDVIDRDALRRHRPTVWSVFGLPAAILTGDALLSLAGRILADAPGHAGMTGRAWLDDAVQELIAGEFADSTAENREAVTLQESVATAEAKTGSLIALSCALGALAGGADEARVGHLRSFGRHLGAAFQLTDDILGIWGDPKITGKPYLSDLRSRKKSLPVVAALAAPGQAARELAGLYHSPAVLTDAELMQVAELVEAAGGRAWAECEAGRRLTEAIAGLEAADLTRTAYDDLSALTRMITGRDH; translated from the coding sequence GTGCCGGTGTTACCGATACCAGTGAAGGCCCCACGGAGCCGCGATGCCCGGCACGTGCTGCTCAAGGCCCGGGCTCTGGTGGATCCGGAGCTGCGCGCGGCGGTCGGGAGTCTCCCGGCGCCTGCACGGAACGTGGCTGCGTACCACTTCGGTTGGAGGGACGAGCGCGGCAGGCCGAGTTCGGGCGGGGTGGGGAAGTTCCTTCGTCCCGCGCTGGTGCTACTTGCCTGCGAGGGGGTCGGTGGCAGGCCGCAGCAGGCCCTGCGGGCGGCCGTCACGGTGGAGCTCGTCCACAACATGTCCCTGATTCACGATGACGTCATCGACCGAGATGCCCTGCGCCGTCACCGCCCCACCGTCTGGTCGGTGTTCGGACTCCCGGCCGCGATCCTGACCGGGGACGCCCTGCTGTCCCTGGCCGGGCGAATCCTGGCGGACGCTCCCGGCCACGCGGGCATGACGGGCCGCGCATGGCTGGACGATGCCGTCCAAGAGCTCATCGCAGGCGAGTTCGCCGACAGCACGGCCGAGAACCGCGAGGCGGTCACCCTGCAGGAGTCGGTGGCCACGGCGGAAGCGAAGACGGGCTCGCTGATCGCCCTGTCCTGCGCGCTCGGAGCCCTGGCCGGCGGTGCCGACGAGGCCAGGGTGGGTCACCTGCGCAGCTTCGGCCGCCATCTGGGGGCGGCCTTCCAGCTGACCGACGACATCCTGGGAATCTGGGGCGACCCCAAGATCACCGGGAAGCCGTACCTGTCCGACCTGAGGTCCCGCAAGAAGTCGCTGCCGGTCGTGGCCGCGCTCGCCGCCCCCGGGCAGGCCGCCAGGGAGCTGGCCGGTCTCTACCACTCCCCCGCCGTGCTCACAGACGCGGAGCTGATGCAGGTCGCGGAGCTGGTGGAGGCGGCAGGAGGCCGCGCCTGGGCGGAGTGCGAAGCAGGCCGCCGCCTCACCGAGGCCATCGCCGGCCTGGAAGCCGCAGACCTGACCCGGACCGCGTACGACGACCTGAGCGCACTCACCCGCATGATCACCGGCCGGGACCACTGA
- a CDS encoding response regulator, giving the protein MIRVLLVDDDALVRAGLRMMLASAPDIEIVAEAADGSEVEPLVDRHGPDLVLMDIRMPGVDGLEAARLLRARPGAPEIVMLTTFSTDGYVLRALQAGAAGFLLKHTRPDRIIEAVRQAAAGEPVMSPEALSQLIGTVTAPPGPTDAPASAAVPSADAQEQLGLLGDRELEVALAVSQGRTNAEIASDLYMSIPTVKSHISHILAKLDLNNRVQIALLVYRSSRT; this is encoded by the coding sequence ATGATCCGCGTCCTGCTCGTCGATGACGACGCCCTGGTCCGTGCCGGCCTGCGCATGATGCTCGCCTCCGCTCCCGATATCGAGATCGTCGCCGAGGCGGCTGACGGCAGCGAGGTCGAACCGCTGGTGGACCGCCACGGCCCCGACCTCGTCCTGATGGACATCCGCATGCCGGGCGTCGACGGCCTGGAAGCCGCCCGCCTCCTGCGTGCACGCCCCGGCGCCCCCGAGATCGTGATGCTGACGACCTTCTCCACCGATGGCTACGTCCTGCGTGCCCTGCAGGCCGGCGCCGCGGGGTTCCTGCTCAAGCACACCCGCCCGGACCGGATCATCGAGGCGGTGCGGCAGGCCGCCGCCGGAGAGCCCGTCATGTCACCCGAAGCCCTCAGCCAACTCATCGGCACCGTCACGGCGCCCCCCGGCCCCACGGACGCACCCGCGTCGGCGGCGGTTCCCTCCGCCGACGCGCAGGAGCAACTGGGTCTGCTCGGCGATCGCGAACTCGAAGTCGCCCTCGCCGTCAGCCAGGGCAGGACCAACGCCGAGATCGCGTCGGACCTCTACATGAGCATCCCCACCGTCAAATCCCACATCTCACACATCCTGGCAAAACTCGACCTGAACAACAGGGTCCAGATCGCCCTGCTCGTCTACCGCTCCAGCCGGACCTGA
- a CDS encoding sensor histidine kinase, with protein sequence MTEPAARRRSTELLVAAGSAALCVTVGFAEARGLSVYPRLSSLPLSIPGTGRLPIYLAALVHYGMVPLVGSALLLGRRHRPVAVAVALTILATMTPLIPAALAALFTVASMRSIRTTCAVTAVALLPLPLYLALQPSLSSASLATALTGGVLVGGAVGWGLFLRGLHDRGKQARAQAVLRAEQIRQRERESLAREMHDVLAHRLSLLSVHAGALEVNPGAPPEQVAQAVGVIRSSAHQAMEDLQQVLGVLRTPLQAEGARPEPPQPTLGDIAPLLEESRTAGMRIDLTDEVLHRSQIPPTTGRTAYRIVQEALTNAHKHAPGHDVRIALRGAPGAGLSLEVTNTVPAGEGPNLPGSGSGLIGLSERAALVGGDLTYGPHGETHHVRAQLPWPA encoded by the coding sequence ATGACGGAGCCCGCCGCCAGGCGCCGGAGCACCGAACTGCTTGTCGCGGCCGGAAGCGCCGCGCTGTGCGTGACCGTCGGCTTCGCCGAGGCGCGCGGGTTGTCGGTGTACCCGAGGCTGTCGTCCCTTCCCCTCTCGATCCCGGGGACGGGCAGGCTGCCCATATACCTCGCAGCCCTCGTGCACTACGGCATGGTTCCGCTCGTCGGCAGCGCGCTGCTCTTGGGACGCAGGCACCGGCCGGTGGCCGTCGCGGTCGCCCTCACCATCCTGGCCACGATGACGCCGCTCATCCCCGCGGCCCTGGCCGCTCTGTTCACCGTCGCCTCGATGCGTTCTATCCGGACCACCTGCGCCGTCACGGCTGTGGCCCTACTCCCGCTGCCGCTGTACCTGGCCCTGCAGCCGTCCCTCTCCTCGGCCTCGCTGGCCACCGCACTGACCGGCGGCGTGCTGGTCGGCGGCGCCGTGGGCTGGGGACTGTTCCTGCGCGGCCTTCACGACCGCGGCAAGCAGGCCAGGGCACAGGCCGTCCTGCGTGCCGAGCAGATCCGCCAGCGCGAGCGCGAATCGCTGGCCCGGGAGATGCACGACGTGCTCGCCCACCGGCTGTCCCTGCTCAGCGTGCACGCCGGAGCCCTGGAGGTGAATCCCGGCGCACCGCCCGAGCAGGTCGCCCAGGCCGTCGGCGTCATCCGCTCCAGCGCACACCAGGCCATGGAAGACCTCCAACAGGTTCTCGGCGTCCTACGCACCCCACTCCAGGCCGAGGGCGCCCGACCCGAACCTCCGCAGCCCACCCTGGGCGACATCGCGCCTCTCCTGGAGGAGTCCAGGACGGCCGGCATGCGCATCGACCTGACCGATGAGGTCCTCCACCGGTCACAGATCCCTCCAACCACCGGACGGACGGCCTACCGGATCGTGCAAGAGGCCCTCACCAACGCGCACAAACACGCACCCGGACACGACGTACGGATCGCCCTGCGCGGCGCCCCGGGCGCGGGCCTGAGCCTGGAGGTCACCAACACGGTCCCCGCCGGGGAGGGGCCCAACCTGCCGGGCAGCGGATCCGGACTGATCGGCCTGAGCGAACGAGCCGCTCTCGTGGGCGGCGACCTCACGTACGGCCCCCACGGGGAAACCCACCATGTCCGGGCGCAGCTGCCGTGGCCGGCATGA
- a CDS encoding polysaccharide deacetylase family protein, producing the protein MNRTTRTPKTAVLLLTAVIAAALTACSTLTGVTSPAAARNKPAVADDTAATPVDCRTAKCVALTFDGGPSAPTPALLDILKQETVPATFFLQGKGHTDTYPDTVHRMAEEGHEIANHTWSHKNLTELTPDEIRAEIEPVQEDIQKATGRTPNLMRPPGGATNDDVSKVMKDLGLAQILWSVTAKDYQTTDTALIKKRVLDQTKRDGIILLHERYAGTIPAVQDVIPTLHAQGYTFVTVSQLLAPAQPEAGKVYRP; encoded by the coding sequence ATGAACCGCACCACCCGAACGCCGAAGACCGCCGTCTTGCTCCTCACAGCCGTTATCGCGGCGGCCCTGACGGCTTGCAGCACCCTCACCGGGGTCACCTCACCCGCCGCCGCTCGCAACAAGCCGGCCGTCGCGGACGACACGGCCGCCACCCCGGTGGACTGCCGCACCGCGAAATGCGTGGCCCTCACCTTCGACGGTGGCCCCAGCGCCCCGACGCCCGCACTCCTGGACATCCTGAAACAGGAAACCGTTCCGGCGACTTTCTTCCTCCAAGGGAAAGGGCACACCGATACCTATCCCGACACCGTGCACCGCATGGCCGAGGAGGGCCACGAGATAGCGAATCACACGTGGTCGCACAAGAATCTCACCGAACTCACCCCGGACGAGATACGCGCGGAAATAGAACCGGTCCAGGAAGACATACAGAAGGCCACCGGCCGCACGCCCAACCTCATGCGGCCACCTGGCGGCGCCACCAACGACGACGTGTCCAAGGTCATGAAAGACCTGGGTCTGGCCCAGATCCTCTGGAGCGTCACCGCGAAGGACTACCAGACCACCGACACGGCCCTGATCAAGAAGCGCGTCCTCGACCAGACGAAACGCGACGGCATCATCCTCCTCCACGAGCGGTACGCCGGAACCATCCCCGCCGTCCAGGACGTCATCCCGACACTCCATGCGCAGGGCTACACCTTCGTGACCGTCTCCCAGCTCCTCGCACCTGCCCAACCCGAGGCGGGCAAGGTCTACCGCCCGTGA
- a CDS encoding TauD/TfdA family dioxygenase produces the protein MNEYATGWQRRSFTGSAAFSLAYDPDHPRLAGQLRDRLLHGAGFALVTGVPVQEGTTADAQRLGESMLSPLGELLPQGRDTDRTLGWLVQDEGVSAYTDDRRFHESAYTSKSRGYLQLHNDRAVTPFGHEPDFIALLAHRRALRGGASVLVDGLTVHHILSEQHPRELGLLHSPFAFDRRHVTPPGQNPVVHGPVFEQMDGRLRLRCNTTRMRTAFELTGDQLTPDHRAALAALTQVLARPDLAITIELDEGDCLVIDDRRILHGRTTYQDHPEPARRRCLVRIMLKQHGTPPNA, from the coding sequence GTGAACGAGTACGCGACCGGCTGGCAGCGTCGCAGCTTCACGGGCAGCGCGGCTTTCAGCCTCGCCTACGATCCCGATCACCCGAGGCTGGCCGGACAACTGCGTGACCGGCTGCTGCACGGGGCGGGCTTCGCGCTCGTGACGGGTGTCCCCGTCCAGGAGGGGACCACGGCCGACGCCCAGAGGCTGGGTGAGTCGATGCTGAGCCCCCTGGGGGAGCTCCTCCCCCAGGGAAGGGACACGGACCGGACCCTGGGCTGGCTGGTCCAGGACGAGGGCGTCTCGGCGTACACCGACGACCGCAGATTCCACGAGTCGGCGTACACGTCGAAATCGCGGGGCTACCTTCAGCTCCACAACGACCGCGCCGTGACGCCGTTCGGCCACGAACCGGACTTCATCGCGCTGCTGGCCCATCGCAGGGCCCTGCGGGGAGGCGCGTCCGTCCTGGTGGACGGCCTGACCGTCCACCACATACTGAGCGAGCAGCACCCGCGTGAACTCGGGCTGCTCCACTCCCCCTTCGCCTTCGACCGGCGCCATGTGACACCACCAGGCCAAAACCCCGTCGTACACGGGCCCGTCTTCGAGCAGATGGATGGCCGGCTGCGCCTGCGGTGCAACACGACGCGCATGCGGACCGCCTTCGAACTCACCGGCGACCAGCTGACCCCGGACCACCGCGCCGCACTCGCCGCCCTCACGCAGGTCCTGGCACGCCCCGACCTCGCGATCACCATCGAGCTTGACGAAGGCGACTGCCTGGTCATCGACGACCGGCGCATCCTGCACGGCCGCACGACCTACCAAGACCACCCGGAGCCCGCCCGTCGACGCTGCCTGGTGCGCATCATGCTCAAGCAACACGGCACCCCACCGAACGCTTGA
- a CDS encoding aldo/keto reductase, translated as MLSRRLGRNGPQVSALGLGCMGMSDFYGPSDEAESRATISEALDCGVTFLDTADMYGPHTNEELVGRAIAGRRHEVFLATKFGVVRGADARARRVDSTPAYAKRACEASLKRLGVDHLDLFYLHRRDPGVPIEDTVGAMAELVHEGKVRFLGLSEVSAETLRRACAQAPIAALQSEYSLWTRGLEKEILPAARELGVALVAYCPLGRGLLTGEMAGVDGLSDDDVRRDQPRFRGANLTANLAVVESVRALASQVGCTPAQLVLAWLLAQGESVVPIPGTRRSGHLRENIGALNVALSTNQLRTITGAVGEAVGSRAPDVTRLEQ; from the coding sequence ATGCTGTCGCGGAGGCTGGGTCGGAACGGTCCGCAGGTGTCGGCACTGGGTCTGGGGTGCATGGGGATGTCGGACTTCTACGGACCGTCCGACGAAGCAGAGTCGAGAGCCACGATCAGCGAGGCCCTCGACTGTGGCGTCACCTTCCTCGACACCGCCGACATGTACGGGCCGCATACCAACGAAGAGCTCGTCGGTCGTGCCATCGCCGGGCGTCGCCACGAGGTCTTTCTCGCCACCAAGTTCGGTGTCGTACGCGGCGCCGACGCGCGTGCCCGCAGGGTCGACTCCACACCGGCGTACGCCAAGCGCGCCTGCGAGGCGTCGCTGAAGCGGCTGGGCGTCGACCATCTCGACCTGTTCTATCTGCACCGGCGTGACCCCGGCGTCCCGATCGAGGACACCGTCGGCGCGATGGCCGAACTCGTCCATGAGGGCAAGGTGCGCTTCCTCGGTCTCTCGGAGGTGAGCGCCGAGACGCTGCGCCGGGCCTGTGCGCAGGCGCCGATCGCGGCCTTGCAGAGCGAGTACTCACTGTGGACCCGCGGCCTGGAGAAGGAGATCCTGCCCGCGGCCCGCGAACTCGGTGTTGCCCTCGTGGCCTATTGTCCGCTCGGCCGGGGCCTCCTGACAGGCGAGATGGCAGGGGTGGACGGGCTGTCCGACGACGACGTGAGACGTGACCAGCCGCGCTTTCGGGGTGCCAACCTCACCGCCAACCTCGCCGTCGTCGAGAGCGTACGTGCCCTCGCTTCGCAGGTCGGGTGCACGCCGGCGCAACTGGTACTCGCCTGGCTCCTCGCGCAGGGGGAGTCCGTGGTTCCCATCCCCGGCACGCGAAGGAGCGGTCACTTGCGGGAGAACATCGGCGCGCTGAATGTGGCGCTGTCGACCAACCAGTTGCGGACGATCACCGGAGCGGTCGGTGAAGCCGTCGGCTCCCGAGCACCCGACGTTACCCGGCTCGAGCAGTAG